In Rhipicephalus sanguineus isolate Rsan-2018 chromosome 1, BIME_Rsan_1.4, whole genome shotgun sequence, the DNA window GACTGTGCCCCTACCCAACGGCTCCTAACTTTAGTGAGGCACATTGCAGGTGGCACCTTAGCAGCTGCAAGAGCCATTATTGAGAAAACTTGCGACGTTGCTATACATTGGGAGGGTGGTTGGCACCACGCACATAGAAGCGAAGCAGCAGGCTTCTGCTACGTCAATGACGTCGTCCTTGGGATACTGGAACTTCGCCGCACGTTCCGGCGAGTTTTATATATCGACCTGGACGTTCATCACGGTGACGGAGTTCAGGAAGCCTTCGCGGGCACTGACAAGGTCCTGACCGTGTCGGTTCATCAGTACGAGCCTGGTTTCTACCCCGGTACGGGAGCAGCGAGTGACCTAGGTTTTGGTTTGGGTTGTGGTTACTCGATAAACTTGCCGCTACGGAGCGGTGCTAGCGATTCTACTTTTGTGCGCGTCGTGACGACTGTAGTCAACGAGGTCAGAGAGCGGTACAAACCCGACGCCGTCGTTTGCCAGTGCGGAGCGGATGGGTTGTCCGGTGATCCGCTCGGAGCCTGGAATCTGACCCCAGGCGCATTCGTTCAGTGCGTTCGTCTCGTGCAAAGCTGGGGGCTGCCGCTGCTACTTCTCGGTGGAGGCGGCTACGCGGCcgccaacgctgctcgctgctGGACCGCAGTTACGGCGGCGGTTTTAGGACAGGAGGTGGAGGAAGACATTCCTGAGCATCATTTTTTGATGATGTACGGTCCTGGCTACGAGCTTAGCCTAGAGCCCGGCTTTCGTCGTGACCTGAACGATGCCGCGTACGTCGACGACCTACTGCAAGTTGTGATAAAACAAGTGCGTCAAATTGGAACTACCTGAGAAGTTCGTTTGCTTTGATATCGAGCCACTCTACTCCTGCAATCCGTTAGCAGAGAGCGATATACCTCGTAGTAGATTTAATATGGTGTATATGTAAGACTTCCGTTGCGTCGATCTTGTTCCACTTTATTCAATGTCCTAAAAATTGGCAGAATAGCCGCCGTTATTATATGTATTAGTGGGATCATTACTTCTGTCATTAAAAGTAGGCATTTGTAATTACTGAAATAACCATCTTGCATGTGATATTACGGCGAGGTCTTGGCGTTTGATATCGCCATCATTTAATAAAGCGTCGTTTAAGGTTTAGGACCCAATGCACCCTTGAACACCTTCCTGAGGAACGGAGAACAGTGGTAGCACTTGCTAGTTAATTTTCACCGGTGTAGCGCTTCAAAAGCTGTAGCGTGCCAAGCTCAGATCATCACAACATCAGCGTGGTTTCCGTTTACTGCTACTCACGCACGTTTATTTGCATAACAAGCGGCAGTGAGCCCCCCAAAACCGTCCAGGCCACTGGTTTTAAGAGCAAAACACAGTTGTGTCCTTCGACAGGTGTAACGAAGAGCAGTGTAGGCTCAGGTTACGTTTTCAAAGGACTTACTTAAATGTTTCCCCTATGTATAAAGACGATCGAGCTTTTGCAAGATAGCCCGTCGCCAACGTGAGCTGTTGGGGGATGATGGATTGTACTTTTCACCTGGATTCGAACCTCTGACCTGCTAATCAGAAACCGGAGACGTAACCTCTCAGCTAAGTCACCGGGATCACTTTTTGCCCAAAGGGTGGTGTAGACACAGCATGTAGTGATGTGCAGTGACATTTGTTGTGGAACGCATATTTATTGCACGTGCACAGACTAATAGAGCAGCGTTAAAATCAGTCAGTAGCTTATCAAACATTTAATCTACCCGTAAATCTTTAACTTAATCACGGCTATGTTGGTGTGCAGAGATAATGAATACTGCAATACGTTTTGTCTCGCAGTGTTGCACATGCCCGTTCATGGGCAAAATCCGTGAAAAGCTCAGTCCCTCGGACCAGCGTCGCCATCTGCCGTGAACAAGCGCAAGGCAGCGAAGGCGCGAAGTTTGGATTAGAAAGAACCGTGCAAGTCAGTTCGCCCACCACGAGTGACATCTCTGAAATTGATTCGCAAGGATATGCAGAAAATACAGCCCGCGGGACTACCGATCAACCGCTCGTGGTACTTTCAACTTTTTAGTCCTTGTGAAAACGCGACGGAATACGGGGTTGACATATAACATACTtggggctccgtgttttcggagttcatttttcttgaaatttggaggctgtttatcggagtttattattttttttaggaaattcggcgtttatcggagttcatTTATCGTAAATCTCCGATTCTCCGAAATCCGGCGTTTAATCTTGCATaataagttgttgcaatgtcttcttattaatttttttttccaatgaaaatgcgttgcgttgttgctgataatcctttttttccctccttccattttttctcatttccagttcatttaccctgttaataaggtTGTTGATGGACACCAGTGTcgcggaatgggtgcctccattacattccaattccattccgtgGAATTATAACTtgtcgcaattccattcctttcaattcctcggaatgaaaaaacttagcccattcccactccgggaatgaccgtgcagttcaattccattcctgtaattcctgaacgtaggaaaggcatcttgatagttttatcaagCCCCATAAAGCTgctgtcatcagatgcattaagaactgcaaaagtgcgcaaaacacgttaccaaggtcgagggatagtagcttcgtcacatatctcgtgcagtacaactaccctactaattcccataggggcagttctcccgctacctatagtatttgcatggtaataataataataataataataataataataataataataataataataataataataataataataataataataatatctggggtttaacgtcccaaaaccacgatatgattatgagagacgccgtagtggagggctccggaaatttcgaccatctggtgttctttaactatttgcatggtcagcgtgaTTGAATGGATGGTGATGTTTTAATCATGtctaagcttaaatctgttaatgctaaaatgacgacatagcgttttttttttctctgagaaATGTAGTGTTCATGAAGACTGAACAGTTTCGCCACGCGTCTGAAGCGGtagtgaatatggagaaaactaagatttggttaattgggaacaaaaccctctagatctgctggtattagttggaacagtgcaccactcacgcaccttgtgcctttgcatcgaatacggaacactgggccgcactaatcgtcagcactcacgcttgtcaagcgcgcctcgcaagcatgaatggggtgaggagaactttctgtgttcgcctctgcgcaggtatgcaatgtcttccttgtcgccaaggttatttacgtgtgtcaggtactaaactgctcgtgagataaagatcaggctgtgcatagaatattcgccactttcgtggggggggaggggggggggggtatcaatgggaatggatggaaacaactttatgcGCAGGGATAAttgatcccaccccggagcagtgggagtgcgggctgaccagctctcagctcgagactcgGGAACGCCTGATCTCCCGGGCTAGAGCAGCAACGGTCGCTCGCAGCTTTCTGAACTTAGAAGAGGCCACccagctttattttatttttatcggcTCAAACAAACGtttctacaacaacaacaacaacacgtctGGCAAATATAGTTCTTTGGCAATCACTACGTCATAAAAAGTGCTTAGGTGTCCTCGTGGTTTTTAAATGCTGCAATAAAGGTTGCAAGCAGTGCAAGGtgcaaaaagaagctttattttggtTTTATTCGTCGTGCGTAGTTCCGCACGGCGGATGCCAACGGTATAGAGCCACGGTCACGCGAAAAAtagagcaacacagtctataaggacagaattgtaggcgcgttgcttataaatgcaccgtgcttgtaatcagccaagacattttaaaaatactgcttcattgttaaattcgaggctctacgttactaatgtttgaagtttgaaaaaacagcgcgtagacgaaaacgtgctctattttcggaaaaagacgtaattccattcccattccatcccgtgcaaaaggcgcttaattccattcctattccattcctccaagcgttgtccccattccattcccattccattccggggtcgcgaaaatgtggaatgattccggagtcattccaattccggagtggcgaTTACGCAGCACTGATTGGCACTGCTGTAAGCTCGCCAAAGTGtaattttttagggggggggaggcagcAGGAGctgggctagtcaagctgcttctcagctttttctcccagtcTCCCTCatattcttgatgaaaaataaaggacctattattgttattattctcCATActcagaaatcttagatgaaatgatatctgaacacgaaaacacgtgaacacactaagtgtattttagatgccTTGAAGGTCTGAATGCGCAAACACATATGGATACAAGCACAagtacttgaatacaaaacacctacgcttgttcgtattacaaccttaatactttacgaggttgctgccgctgatggaggtgcgctcctttcgattgatgattgtcagctttgaaaatgccctttcaacgttgaaaatgcccttttaaaatcggagcttatcggataaatccgaattctcaaaaattttaccggcgagtgtttatcggattttttcgcatttatccgaaaacacggagccctagacGCACTATACTAATACGACCCGAATAACAACGcgaaaaaccacaggacacacaggaaggcaACCCACACAGCgctgcgttcccttcctgtgtgtcctgtggtttttcgcgctgttattcGGATCatgtgtaaccaacaagcccagctttcCTCACTCTTGCTATACTCATACGCGTGCGCACAAGGACACTCCCCGCGTGCGCAGTGGGGCGCGGTACATGACTCGATGATTCAAACTccaggggacctcaggatttcgtttgaattatcagaagttctcattaatatgacTCGGGGCAACATACCAACTAGCATTCTGATGTTTATTACTTCTAAGTGCCTCAGCAACATCATACACAACATCATATCTGCATGGTTGTCttgtcagtaaagtttttagacgtcatcGATCATACTGGCACTCGTTATTATACAACGTGTGTTGTAATTGTAGGGCCCCTAAACTACCTCCGGTAAATTTTTTTTTAGCATTTCAAGTAAACGTTTGCATAgagtgcagaatgccgtcacgatcaacaatgacaaacgcggcagcgctacgaacCGCGGGCGCTCTATAAATTCCAAGAAACAACCCCTTGTCCTCTCCGGGCCATTCGACAATCCTGAGCCCCAaaccgttcgccgtgacgtcaacagtCTCGTATGCTCGCCATCCACAATACCTGTTTGCATATGCGtatctagggggggggggcgcaaggggGGCGAGCTGTTCCCCTAAGAAAAGTAAGGAAggccgagcccccccccccccccctccccccactttcgacagtggtcactgtcggctgcacacacACTGGGAAAACAACTGAGGCGAAATTTTCCTCCAACAGAGCAATCACGTAATTGCATCATGAAATTGTATAACGTATTTGTCCTAGGCTTGTGTTGTGAAGATTGTCGTCCGTGTGCACCGACCATGCACTGTGGGCTCTCAGCGGTGCGGGCCGCCTCTCTTTCGCGCCCTGCTttccagcattgcagaggaggcaaCCGCCGGGCAAGGGCTGTAACGTTAAAGCACCGTGTCTTGCTTTTATTCTGTTCGGCCTGACCTGAAAATTACATCACCGGCAACACAAATATGAGCGGGAACCAATAAACGTTTTATGGAGAGATCAAACGcgcttcctgtttcaggaaattcatttttttcttcgaaaacatGTAGAATTGTCGCTGCTGTATATCCCAGCTGCTGTGAGTCCAGGGCTTAAATTCAggggggcccgggggggggggggcggcccctccctcggcagtccgacggtggcactgcgacACCCATTTGACGGATcgagtgctggagttgaattttttggcaatAGTGCTTTGTGAAGGGAAATTATTTtttgcaattttccgaataatgataacaataataatgtctggggtttaacgtcccaacaccacgatatgattatgagagacgccgtagtggagggctccggaaatttcgaccacctggggttctttaacgtgcacctaaatctaagtacacgggcctcaaacattttcgcctccatcgaaaatgcgtgatctttctttcattcaaagcgagggtctcgttctgtcagacttgatgccttcaggtagtacgcgagagattattggtcagctgccagctcgtaaaaagatcacgtactacgtgacgccaaaaggcagaaaaagagtgttccacaatcgccgtcatggctgcgatcggcgctgactaacactcctaggtttaaatgcacatatataccctataaagtggacgggggatgaccgccgccgtagctcagtgttagagcatcggacgcgctattcgaaggtcgcaggttcggtccctgcctcttttcgcccactttactttcttcacatttatatcacaattatcaCAAATAATACCCGttgttagttctcatatatatatatatatatatatatatatatatatatatatagggaatgaagaaagaaactacgactttcgttggtttggcactgtatattttcactaacgtttcgtctggtggaccagactttgacaaagtctggtccaccagacgaaacgttagtgaaaatatacagtgccaaaccaacgaaagtcgtagtttcttgctttattccctaatctatcggggtccgcgtgattcttttcccactactatatatatatatatatatatatatacgggtcattccatgccaaatcacccagcgtttttccgaccatcacaaatatggctgaaaaaaattccacgtttttcttgaagttcaaaactcgttctgctcgtttatttctgttgccaaaaattttcccgcctgtttgtgagagtctgtggttttgcgccgactgagctaaagggcatcaaacaacaatttttttcaaagggcgtttataggatgcactcaataaaatggtatttccggcaagctaatgaagtgatgtaactgtaaaaataatgacttatttatgtatatcgattcttcgagggcttttcgcacgagcaaaattgaataaagttgcaaagtttgatatttttttctagGAACAAGGCTagctcaaagggtagaaattaattatatactggaagcctgttcgacatactacaaaagaaaaataatttagtcgctgaaggtgcagcaaatcgtctgaaaaaaaaattgcgaattccactttttttgagaaaagctctgtattcatcgtaaaaaaacttgccttggtggtcggagtAATAAtgtgcacgatacttcatttgaaagctctatgtattagctgaacatagacaaagttacaaaagggtattatttttttaacttgagaaataattttttgaaattttgtatcttcaccagcttttcgccgacgtaactcaagcgacatgaagcactcgcaaaggcaatcttcagcccatgcccactgacctgggatgcagacgtcaaacatagtgctgtctataaagtaatggaaaaggaaatggggtcgCTTTATAGACAGCAgcatgcttgacgtctgcatcgcagatcagtgggcatgggctgaagattgccattgcgagtgcttcatgccgcttgagttacgtcggcgaaaagctggtggagatacaaaatttcaaaaaaatatttctcaagttaaaaaaataatacccttttgtaactttgtctatgttcagctaatacatagagctttcaaatgaagtatcgtgcacaTTATTactccgaccaccaaggcaagttttttgacgatgaatacagagcttttctcaaaaaaagtggaattcgcaattttttttcagacgatttgctacaccttcagcgactaaattatttttctgttgtagtatgtcgaacaggcttccagtatataattaatttctaccctttgagctATCCTTGTTCctagaaaaaaatatcaaactttgcaactttattcaattttgctcgtgcgaaaagccttcgaagaatcgatatacataaataagtcattatttttacagttacatcacttcattagcttgccggaaataccattttattgagtgcatcctataaacgccctttgaaaaaaattgttgtttgatgccctttagctcagtcggcgcaaaaccacagactctcacaaacaggcgggaaaatttttggcaacagaaataaacgagcagaacgagttttgaagttcaagaaaaacgtggaatttttttcagccatatttgtgatggtcggaaaaacgctgggtgatttggcatggaatgacccatatatatatatatatatatatatatatatatatatatatatatatatatatatatatatatatatattttttttttttttttgccgctttatgagggacccaccccccctccaatgaagggagactttaagccctgtgtgagtcgatgagtgtgcagaagcctGAAAGAAAGTGCAGCACAAATTATGGAAGAGAAAAGCTGCCGTCACTGATACGTACGTTAAAAAGCACTTTCGAAATTTCATTCAATGACACGAAACTGAGAAGGCCGCTATTGACATGTTTGTATTCATGCATAGAGTTGTGAGGTTAATGTACAAAAAGGTGTGCTTTTTACACTATGACACGCATATGCATGCTTGTCTCGGTGTATGCTACGTAAAACCTACTGTACTTTTTCTATATATGCTTGTTAAACGCCGCTGTGCTGTTGCGTGTAAAAGGCGGCCAAATCCTCTCAACCTTCGCAAGACCTCTCTCTTCTcgctctcgatatatatatatatgtgtgtgtgtgtgtgtgtgtgtgtgtgtgtgtgtgtgtgtgtgtgtgtgtgtgtgcgcggggTACGGCACTgcctgtttgtctgctcgcaggtacgtgcgctcgccgctcttcctcctcgcacggcggggaggagcactcggccaggaggagaggtGAACCAACGAACGGAgtatagcgaaggaaagagcgaaacgagcgaggttCGCGTtgcgatcatcaaacgcgtgtcaAACTCCGCTActacggcaccatttcgaaaaattctcacggctacgtgttcgttgtagactcgtgcacaaatgcaacaccaccactaaatttcgacctccggTGGAAATGCGTTGCGTCCCGTGACAGTTGGTAGCCCCTTCCCATTCTTAGGACGCTTTCCCGCATGACAACAATTTattgcggcaaaagtgacttaaaGAAGCCTTTGGCCAACGCCTCGCGATAGACCAAGGCCAGAccgtttcggttttttttttttttttcctcggtcaTCATGCGATTGTTGGTTCGCGCAGTTTGGTTAGTTCGGccgttttgtaggcaggcaatctGCTTTATTTGCGACTGTTAATGAGATAAAAACGTGAATAATATACAACAAAAACGTGAAAGAAGAAACAAAGGCAGcagttacagtgaaacctcggtgatacgatcacggctcatacgaatttcgggtgatacgaatttttctctggtcccggccaaggcccattggcctgcgaTGTAATGGAGTaatgttgcgaacagattttcaccccacgacgtttgatacgaacgtacgctacagcgcaggtacgaagaggtgctgtccacgttgtcttctcggtggacacctcaaccgtgccgctagGAAAGGAACGTCTATGCGAGTTGCAtcggccgtttaaaactatcctacaatgcctactgcaaatacagttgcgaagtaTTCACTGTTTAAAACTTCTTAAGCATTTAGCGTTTCAttcattatgttacagcgcgACAAGAACGAGAAAAGAACTAAGGCACACACACGGCGGGACACAGTGTGTGCCTTagctttttcttatttcttgtcgcgctgtaacataatgaattttggtgcgcaagttcgcttcacggcactgcttcacgatattgcaaggaaggcggcttcacGACAATACCTGtggatttttaaattttttttattttccctccGTTCGTGATTGGGGGTACGGGCTATATATAGGggcgtgttatacgcgagaaaatacagtatcGACGTAAACAACGCCTCAACATCCTCATTCGCAgctcgtcgggcgccggaagcctcTACTCTGCCTGTGCGCTAATGTTGGCATTGTTCTTCAGTCGTACTGACTCCTGAGTCCTGAGCATAAGCGTgctaacaggggggggggggggggctgcggtgacgcccccccccccctaatggggaaccctgcgcacgcctatgctcctgagcctgcttcttgggatgctgtacgcagcggcgaaGTTAGACTTCGTTTCTACACATCtgactgtgttgattatcgccagctCGGCAGAGAACAGAAGGTTCTTTTCACGGCAATCAATTTTGTGTCAGAAGCCAACGGCGACCGCGCACGACGGGCCGACGGGCGTGGCGACGAGGAATCGCGGCAGAAAGCACATGATGAAAAGTAGTAGCTTCTACTCGCTCCGCGGGGCGCCTATGCAGGAAAGAAAACGTTGTATGGTGGCGCCCTCAGCTCTGCACTCTCCCAAATGCATGGGGGACAGTCCCCTTCGTGAGGAAAAGCCAACCCTTTCTGAAGGAAATGCAGCTTCCTGGGGCGTTTCGCGCTGCCCGATGTTCAGTGTGGGAAGCGAacgttccggctatttttgttcgatgtagccgtagattttccTTATGCATTGAAGTTAAAGCACTGTCGTGTTCGAAATACTCCGATATAAAGGATTATAGaaccttttcataatccgcaagtgcgctgcCCTGCGCTGAATATTCGCCCAACTAACCTGTCGTGCTTTATTAAGCGGAGGCGAGGTCCACGAGGTTGCgtgtgctggggcttgtctattatgcgtgtttaaaTCAAGAGAGCTGATGATACGTTTTCCGCATCATAgcacaagcaaactgcgcttgcaGTAAGTGAGTAGCAGTAGCAGTAactgactagccgccattagttgggcaaactgcaaTGCAGGAacgctagctttacaattatgaaaagggtcgacctattttcgagtAAGAATGCGGTAGTCTCTGTAATCTTTTGTGGAGCGGAGAACCGTCTGCGCAACACTACCCCACGCCAGAGCTCTGCGAGGtaggagggaaagggggggggggggggcggacaagTGTCTTTACAGTGCTTTGACTTTCTACTGCTTATCGCACCGTCCCGTCTCAGTTGTGTTGTTTCATTCCGTCACAATGTCCATGGCACGCCCTTTGCATCATCTCAACCGGAACAATAATGCttaagagagcgattcgttgggcaagttggtgatccataatgttactaatagcgcaaaaaaggacgagggaccaggaagaaTCACAGACAAGCGCTGTTAAATAGATCCGGTGGACTAGAATCACAGCGCTTGTCTGTGATTCTCGCTGGTCCCTCGTCCTTCTTTGCGCTATTAGTAGCAATAATGCTTGTTTCTTTTCTGCGTGCCCTGCGGTGTGAGCATTTCGTTAAAGCGCGCAGCTTCGAAGAAGCGTGATATCGAGCGCGAATTGAGGACATAAACGCCGACTGCAGTCAGttgcaacctaagaaaaaaagtcCACAGCCGTCGTTGTCCcccccacagagaatttgcacaggtgctccgtccaatagcgcttcctcattttcgtgacgtcaagcacttctcgagtgtttcgAATAGCTGACTTTCCCATGCAGACACACGTGTGTGTCGCTGGTTTTACGTCGGagacttgaacgtcctggtaaattaggtcagagattctgacatcgctgctaaGCGAAACGTAATGTTTCAGGTAGTAATGATGAACCTTAAACTATTAATATGCCTAGTATTTACATTATCCGAGAAAATGTACTCACGGTTCCAGcgaaaaccagctagcacgactgtctttcacaagtGAAGGGCAGGCGCCGTTTGGTTCTGTGGGAGGAGCCTACATTTTTTCTTAAGTTGTAAGCGAGTATATAGGTGCCGTGTTGATCGCCGTCTATGAGGAGCCCAGGATTTGGGCTTGTgcgccatagaaaaaaaaaaatgccacggaCGAAACAAATTATTCCAATTATAAACGCTAGAATGAAGtggcgcaagaaattgaattggTCTTATTTCTGACTGAAGAACTACGGTTGTATTGGACAAAATTTCGCACAATTGTCTGGCTACTTGAGAAAGAGAGGGTGCAGATTTCCTTGATCTGGCATTATTTTAAAACGCGCGGTTTGGATTTATTTTGAAATCTGCTGCCCCCCGTGCTGCAAAGACACTGAATAAAAACTTTCTTAAGGCAACCCATGGCTACAGCTGTCTTCTCTTACTCACATTTCTAGCAGGATTgtttgtcaaaggaaagaaaggcagaaattcCAGAATTACTGGTGTATGCTGAAAGTCTTGAAAGAGTaacagaaaatgcacaaaaaaacgccctattaaagtgcgaaaaaaattccggcagataccacgcattgtgggaatcgatttcaagCGAAGTAGACAGCGAGTAGCTGCGCAGTTTGAGCGAAGCTGACATGGGAGATCGATGTTCTTGCATAAttttagtagttgtgtgcatatcgtgggcttaccagcataggcgtgcgcagaggggggggggggggggggggggggcaggggggcggccttTGCACGCACTCCAGAACTTCTTTGCTAAGAGCCGACTAGACAACTCCCAGATTCTTCTGCCTTCAAATTGATTTCttcaaaatgcgacaaaaatttcgAAAATCCAGAAACTCAAGACTGCCAAAGGCATTTTGCGCTTTCGGTCAAAAATTCACACAACATCAATTCCATCACAATGTGACGCAATTTTCAAAAATACAGAAATTCAAGATTTCCAGAGGCCTTACCTTACTGGTCACAAATTGCACCAGATTTTGTTTGCGAAGCTGTGAATTTACGTAGGAATTAACACGCATGCACAGCGTTTAATTTTCACGTATGCGCAACAGTAATGCGCAGAAAAACTTAAAAACACCATTTTCCTGTGCCGCGGTTGTAGCCGAGGTGGCAAAGCGTTCGGCTCACAGCCGAAagggcgctggttcgaatcctgctggCGGCCTCGCTGAGATGAGCGAAAGCCATACAGGGATGTGGTTACCATGGCTGAAACACAGTTGGTGCCCGAAAGACTGGTGGTTCGAACCGCACTGCCGGTAATGCTGAGTATACAATGATGTTATcatgggtgtatcgaggcttcgcACTGACACGCCCGCCATTGGAGTTGTAACCACTGGTTGCAATAATGTACAGACCGACCCTTAAACGAGATAGAGAGGGCGGCGAGG includes these proteins:
- the LOC119398629 gene encoding histone deacetylase 8, with translation MYENLYSTIFGNDDDSDKASAAIIPCGMSPQLASDASDAVHETGVSAIARNARVGYVHSAAHLFECERLPRVRRRCLLVHGLLKGYNLLKSLHTIHPLVASREDLCLFHSTDYVDFLETCEAEKDLEKEDIVRRAHDYNLVDDCAPTQRLLTLVRHIAGGTLAAARAIIEKTCDVAIHWEGGWHHAHRSEAAGFCYVNDVVLGILELRRTFRRVLYIDLDVHHGDGVQEAFAGTDKVLTVSVHQYEPGFYPGTGAASDLGFGLGCGYSINLPLRSGASDSTFVRVVTTVVNEVRERYKPDAVVCQCGADGLSGDPLGAWNLTPGAFVQCVRLVQSWGLPLLLLGGGGYAAANAARCWTAVTAAVLGQEVEEDIPEHHFLMMYGPGYELSLEPGFRRDLNDAAYVDDLLQVVIKQVRQIGTT